ATGCAGTTGGCTGCGTATTTGGTCATTTCCGCGCTGCGCACGCCCATCACGATCAGCTTCTCGCGACTGCGGGCGTAGGGTGCGTAGAGGCTCTTCAGGAGCTCAGCCGTGCGGACGTTGTCCGTGCCCACGACCACGCGGTCGGGTTTCATGAAATCGTTGACCGCGTCGCCTTCCTTCAGGAACTCGGGGTTGGAGACCACGTCGAACTCGATCTGGAGCCCACGCTTGTCCAGCTCCTCCTGCACGGTGGCGCGTACGCTGTCGGCGGTGCCGACGGGTACCGTGGATTTGTCCACGATAATCTTGTAGTCGTTCATCTGGCGTCCCACGTCGCGGGCCACCTGATGCACGTAGCGCAGGTCGGCGGTGCCGTCCTCACCCTCGGGGGTGCCTACGCAGCAAAAAACGAAGAGGCTGTCTTTCAATCCCTCGGCCAGTTCCGTGGTGAAGGTCAGGCGGCCTTCCTGGGAATTGCGACGGACCATGGCCTCAAGGCCGGGCTCGTAGATGTGCACCTCGCCTTTCTTCAGCCGTTCGATGACATCGGGGTTGATGTCGACGCAGGTCACCGCGTTGCCCATCTCGGCGAAGCAGGCCGCTGACACCAGCCCTACGTAACCCGTTCCTACAATGCATATGTTCATTGGAATGTACTCCTTTTGGCTGGCGCCTTGAATCAGAATCCGGAGAAGCGTTTGGCCAGCATTATTTTTAAAATGGTCCGGTCGGTCTCGATCATGCCTTCGGTGCTGAGCATGCCTATGTTCTGCATGGTCTGCTCGGGCGAAGTGCCGATGATGCCGTCGGTATCCATGACATTGACGCCTTGCAGCGAAAAAAGCGCGGCCTGCACGGCCGTTCCCGCAGCCGTGGCCAGCTTCAGCGAACAGCCGGCCTTGGCTCCATCGCAGATGACCCCGGCCAGGTCCTCGATGATGTTTTTGATGGCCCCGGCGATATGGGCCAGGTTGCCGCCCAGCAGGTAGGCCACTCCGGCGCTGGCTCCGGCCCCGGCCGCCACGGAGCAGCCGCAGATGGCGGAAAGGCGTCCGGTATGGGCCTTGACGTAGGCCGTGACCAGATGACTGAGCGCCATGGCTTCGAGCACGTCCTTCTCTTCGCAGACGATGAATTCGCGGATGGCCCAGATGGGCAGGATGGCGGTCAGCCCGTGGTTGCCGCTCCCGGCGGAACTCATGGCCGGAAGCTTTACCCCGCCCATGCGCGCGTCGGAGGCGGCCGAGGTCAGGATGCGGGCGGCCAGAATCATGTCCCGGCAGACGAGCTTCTGCCGGACCAGCCGGTCCAGGGCCTTGCCTATGCCAAGACCGGGCCCGAACTTGAGGCCATGCTCGGCAAGACGCACGTTGGTGCGCACCCCTTCCATCAGAAATTCACGGTCCTCGTCGTCCAGGTCGTCGAGCAGACGGACCAGATCCTCCAGGGACAGGCCCTTGATCCAGGCTTCGAGGCGCGGCATCTCGCTCGATGCGGCGACTTTCCCCGAAGTCTGGGCACGCGGCAGCAAGGCGCCGTCCAGGCTCACGCTGACCACGTTGTCATGCATGTCGCGAACGACGGCTTCGGCCACATGCGAGCCGTCAAAAACCTCGGCGCGGATGAAAAGACCGCGCTGCTCATGCAGCAGATTGAGGGTCACCCCGCCGTCGCGCACCAGGGTCCGGGCGGTCTGCACGGACTCGTCGGTCAGC
The Deltaproteobacteria bacterium HGW-Deltaproteobacteria-18 genome window above contains:
- a CDS encoding serine dehydratase subunit alpha family protein; translated protein: MSFCVKDILRMQVAPALGCTEPVAVALAAAAAAAVLPGRPERLDLWVDPNIYKNGLAVIIPGTGGLSGLDLAGALGVFGGDAALGLEVLEPLTDESVQTARTLVRDGGVTLNLLHEQRGLFIRAEVFDGSHVAEAVVRDMHDNVVSVSLDGALLPRAQTSGKVAASSEMPRLEAWIKGLSLEDLVRLLDDLDDEDREFLMEGVRTNVRLAEHGLKFGPGLGIGKALDRLVRQKLVCRDMILAARILTSAASDARMGGVKLPAMSSAGSGNHGLTAILPIWAIREFIVCEEKDVLEAMALSHLVTAYVKAHTGRLSAICGCSVAAGAGASAGVAYLLGGNLAHIAGAIKNIIEDLAGVICDGAKAGCSLKLATAAGTAVQAALFSLQGVNVMDTDGIIGTSPEQTMQNIGMLSTEGMIETDRTILKIMLAKRFSGF